AGACACCAGCAAGTGCCGTGAAATTTTTCTCACCACCAGATAGGGTATGCACCATACGATCTTTTAAACCTGTGATACCAAGACGTTCTAATTGCTGCTCTGCGATATGATACGCCTGCTCTCTGGGCATATTTTGGTTTAATGGCCCGAAGGCAACATCATCCAACACTGTTGGGCCAAAAAGTTGATCATCGGCATTTTGAAAACAAATACCAATCGTGCCACGAAAGGGCGCAAAATCTTTTTCTTCACGACAAACTTTGCCAAATAATTTAATTTCCCCTTTGGTTACAGGAACAAATCCCAACAAAGCAAGCAGTAAAGTGGTTTTTCCTGAACCAATTTCCCCTTGTACGAAGAGGCGTTTTTGACCTTCCAAGGTAAAACTCAAATCTTGAATAATCGCTCTACCATTGCGTTCTATACAAAGATTATTTACAGCTAACATATTATTTTTCTCTCTTTTTGCCAAACTGAAAACCACGACATTTTAACGCCATTTGCGCCGTTTCGGCTTTTAATAGGGCATGGATCAATAATAAAGCGACACTTTGAGCCGTCACATAAAGGGTTCGGCGATTAAGCCCAGGACGAAATCCACGAGCTCGCATGGCAATATCCATTTTTTGACGCAGTTCGCCAAGCAGTGCAATGTAACGTACGGTCAGCACAAAAAGTTGAATTAATTTTTCTGGCAAAGGCAATTTACCAATGGCTTGAACAAGTACTGCATCATTAATATTCCACAAAAAAAGCCAAAGAGAAATCAACAATAAATGAGTCCGCAAACTCAATTTTTCTGCTAATTCAATGCCTTGAAAATTGAGTTCAATGCCATTTTCTCCAATTTGCCAACTTAATGCCGCCCACATTAAAGCAATAAAAATGACTAAAGCAAACCAACGTTTAAGATAAGGCAAAAAAGATTTTTGACTGAGCTGCAGTGAAATAAAAAAGAGAGAAACTGCAAGCACATTAAGGGAGATAAGCCAAGTAAGATCACTCAATCCACTAATGATTAGCCCCCAGATAAACAGATAAATCAACCTAAAGTGCGGTTGAAATAAGCGATGAATTTTCATTAAGAGAAATTCTCGGTACGATTCATGACTTCAGGATACATTTTACCAAGCAAGGTAATCACCCCTACGCTGATAATACTATCCAAAACAAATACTGGAATATGAGAGACTAGCAAGAGCCAAACAAGATTCAGATAACTTTTACCACCATCTAACATCAGCACAAAAGAAGCAAGCACGCCTGCTCCGCCAACGCCAATTACGCCAGCACCAATACCGACTAATAAGCGATCTTTTAATGCCATTTGTGGCTGTAAACGAGAACGGAAAAGATAATAAGCGATCACAGCTGGTATTGCCATCACGCAAAGATTGACACCTAACACGGCAA
The nucleotide sequence above comes from Haemophilus influenzae. Encoded proteins:
- a CDS encoding energy-coupling factor ABC transporter ATP-binding protein: MLAVNNLCIERNGRAIIQDLSFTLEGQKRLFVQGEIGSGKTTLLLALLGFVPVTKGEIKLFGKVCREEKDFAPFRGTIGICFQNADDQLFGPTVLDDVAFGPLNQNMPREQAYHIAEQQLERLGITGLKDRMVHTLSGGEKNFTALAGVLAMQPKILLLDEPTNGLDRKNTEKLTALLRELSLPMLISSHHHGFINELATEIIRFTNK
- a CDS encoding energy-coupling factor transporter transmembrane component T family protein, which encodes MKIHRLFQPHFRLIYLFIWGLIISGLSDLTWLISLNVLAVSLFFISLQLSQKSFLPYLKRWFALVIFIALMWAALSWQIGENGIELNFQGIELAEKLSLRTHLLLISLWLFLWNINDAVLVQAIGKLPLPEKLIQLFVLTVRYIALLGELRQKMDIAMRARGFRPGLNRRTLYVTAQSVALLLIHALLKAETAQMALKCRGFQFGKKREK
- the cbiM gene encoding cobalt transporter CbiM translates to MHLSEGVLHTPILLAGAVLAVAGIAVGVRRLESERLPLTALFAAAFFVAGTIHVPVGIGSVHLILNGMAGLFLGWAVFPAFLIALLLQVIFFSFGGFAVLGVNLCVMAIPAVIAYYLFRSRLQPQMALKDRLLVGIGAGVIGVGGAGVLASFVLMLDGGKSYLNLVWLLLVSHIPVFVLDSIISVGVITLLGKMYPEVMNRTENFS